A window of Hymenobacter aerilatus contains these coding sequences:
- a CDS encoding NUDIX domain-containing protein, whose product MKITDRKIAYDGHYKLSKLTVQDGDKELQRERFEPGQAVAALVFDTEKEKFLLVRQYRVGAEADVLEIVAGMIDPDDKNPEEALRREIQEELGYPTDTLTPIAEVYPSPGNSAERHYIYYAEVSKQTEAGGGVASENEHLELVELTAEELYKEKLLDAKTLLAIQWHQLFKQKNIL is encoded by the coding sequence ATGAAAATAACTGATCGAAAAATTGCCTACGATGGTCACTACAAGCTCAGCAAGCTTACGGTACAGGACGGCGACAAAGAATTGCAACGGGAGCGTTTTGAGCCTGGGCAGGCCGTGGCCGCACTGGTATTTGACACTGAAAAAGAGAAGTTTTTGCTGGTGCGGCAGTATCGAGTAGGCGCCGAGGCCGACGTGCTGGAAATCGTGGCGGGCATGATTGACCCGGATGATAAAAATCCGGAAGAAGCGCTGCGCCGCGAAATACAGGAGGAACTGGGCTACCCTACCGACACTCTAACTCCTATTGCTGAGGTGTACCCTTCACCCGGCAACTCCGCCGAGCGGCATTATATCTACTACGCCGAGGTAAGCAAGCAAACGGAAGCCGGTGGTGGCGTAGCCAGCGAAAATGAACACCTCGAGCTGGTGGAACTGACAGCAGAGGAATTGTATAAGGAAAAGCTTCTGGACGCAAAAACACTACTGGCTATACAATGGCACCAATTGTTTAAACAAAAGAATATATTATGA
- a CDS encoding PhoX family protein → MTSKLPALLVLALLGCNDDNNSADSAPEVQLQAYSVNPALVKTLSGFESLEILPLISSDDKLPESPDFIFGAQPDGSGLLRNPNGEGYVLINNHEIMWSVSRVYLDKTFKPVKGEYILDGDGGGFRLCSATLATPQEHGFGPTFLTAGETDGESMVHALDPLGPINKKDRSRMLPALGKASMENAVPLPKDAYPGKTMIIIGEDNSDGQLVAYLSNTVGDLQNGKLYFLKRTNGNPVETDMVAGQQYDVEFVEIDNAKTSTGAQIAAQSLTKSAIQFARVEDIDYRKGGNGAGRELYFTATGVSQSNKVTPVTGKTMWGRVYRLQLDASNALKGKLEVVADGSTDPGNSIVNPDNLCVTQNFVYIQEDGDSYYKENKHDGRVWQYNIGNKQLKPMLEMDHRRNDPTFQAKYNKSNDTRLSSWEYGAMQDISDIVGVPNTFLLNLHPHTWQDDKYLNADGSNETRNKNKEGGQVVIVRGVQQ, encoded by the coding sequence TTGACTTCTAAGCTGCCGGCGCTTCTTGTACTGGCACTGCTAGGCTGCAACGACGACAACAACTCTGCTGACTCGGCCCCGGAAGTGCAGCTACAGGCGTATTCCGTAAATCCAGCGCTGGTAAAGACGTTGTCGGGCTTCGAGAGCCTGGAAATCCTACCCCTGATCAGCTCCGACGATAAGCTGCCCGAATCGCCGGACTTTATCTTCGGCGCCCAGCCTGACGGCTCGGGGCTGCTGAGAAACCCAAACGGGGAGGGCTACGTGCTCATCAACAACCACGAGATTATGTGGTCGGTGTCGCGGGTGTATCTGGACAAGACGTTTAAGCCTGTGAAGGGCGAGTATATCCTGGATGGCGACGGCGGGGGCTTCCGGCTGTGCTCGGCTACGCTGGCTACCCCACAGGAGCACGGCTTTGGCCCTACCTTCCTGACAGCCGGCGAAACCGACGGCGAATCGATGGTGCACGCGCTGGACCCGCTGGGCCCCATCAACAAGAAAGACCGGAGCCGTATGCTGCCGGCCTTGGGTAAGGCCTCTATGGAAAACGCCGTGCCCCTACCCAAAGACGCCTACCCCGGCAAGACCATGATTATCATTGGCGAGGACAACAGCGACGGGCAGCTGGTGGCCTACCTGAGCAATACGGTGGGCGACCTGCAAAACGGCAAGCTCTATTTCTTGAAGCGTACCAACGGCAACCCCGTGGAGACGGACATGGTAGCCGGCCAGCAGTACGACGTGGAGTTTGTGGAAATCGACAATGCCAAGACGTCGACAGGAGCGCAGATTGCCGCGCAGTCGCTGACGAAAAGCGCTATTCAGTTTGCGCGGGTAGAGGACATCGACTACCGCAAGGGCGGCAACGGCGCCGGCCGTGAGCTGTACTTCACGGCCACTGGCGTCAGCCAGAGCAATAAGGTGACGCCAGTAACAGGCAAGACGATGTGGGGGCGCGTGTACCGCCTACAGCTGGATGCCAGCAATGCACTGAAGGGTAAGCTGGAAGTGGTGGCCGATGGCAGCACCGACCCCGGCAACAGTATTGTGAACCCCGACAACCTGTGCGTCACCCAGAACTTTGTCTACATTCAGGAAGACGGCGACTCCTATTATAAGGAGAACAAGCACGACGGCCGCGTGTGGCAGTACAACATCGGCAACAAGCAACTGAAGCCGATGCTGGAAATGGACCACCGCCGCAACGACCCTACCTTTCAGGCCAAATACAACAAAAGCAACGACACCCGCCTGAGCAGCTGGGAGTACGGCGCCATGCAGGATATCTCCGACATCGTGGGTGTGCCCAATACCTTCCTGCTCAACCTGCATCCGCACACCTGGCAGGACGATAAGTACCTAAACGCCGACGGCTCCAACGAAACCCGCAACAAAAACAAGGAGGGTGGCCAGGTAGTGATTGTGCGCGGCGTGCAACAGTAA
- a CDS encoding cytochrome-c peroxidase, which produces MLHALFVGYLRWVAIGVALGIWLLAACTSSGPATAPAPSPTQLVHQHVAHNLDTLLWHVEHQLLPLAQRTPVPTDSLRQRFRACRLLYKRVEPFTEYFMPGTARLLNGPPIGEIEVAENKQFDPAGLQVIEEHLYPEVDPSQQSELVREVKKLRQELRRAQTVWQVLEFTDAHVFDVLRQQVFRVVALGITGFDTPLTPDAALPEAATAVAALRPVLAYYAPTDTSAAAARTRYAAAQQALTQAERYLRQGVGFAEFDRMAFITGYTNPLGRALLACQRGLGIAPFQEVRALRPDAATLFDSAAFNPDFYAPTAAQYRTAARVALGRRLFHDPVLSRSNTRSCASCHQPAKAFTDGLAKNVTLTETGLVHRNTPTILNAALQAGQFYDLRATTLENQAVDVVGNRDEMHGSLESAARDLQRQPAYVQLFLGAFPEDPAGRINPVQIQTALASYERSLVALNSRFDQYVRGRRAALNAQEIQGFNLFMGKAKCGTCHFAPLFNGTVPPGFTKTESEVLGVPATPAAQRLDPDLGRYAHTQLEQLRHAFKTPTVRNVARTAPYMHNGAYRTLEQVITFYNEGGGRGLGLTVENQTLSDEKLHLTTAEQQAIQAFLLALTDTPLH; this is translated from the coding sequence ATGCTTCACGCATTGTTTGTAGGCTACCTACGGTGGGTAGCCATAGGGGTAGCCCTGGGTATCTGGCTGCTGGCGGCCTGCACCTCCTCGGGGCCGGCTACGGCACCTGCGCCGAGCCCTACCCAACTGGTGCACCAGCACGTGGCCCACAACCTGGATACGCTGCTCTGGCACGTAGAGCACCAACTGCTCCCACTCGCCCAGCGCACCCCGGTGCCCACCGATTCGTTGCGCCAACGCTTCCGGGCGTGTCGGCTGTTATACAAGCGGGTGGAGCCGTTCACCGAGTACTTTATGCCCGGCACGGCCCGGTTGCTGAACGGACCACCCATAGGCGAAATTGAAGTAGCCGAAAACAAGCAGTTTGATCCGGCGGGCCTGCAGGTGATAGAGGAGCATCTCTACCCCGAGGTAGACCCAAGCCAACAGTCCGAGCTGGTGCGGGAAGTGAAAAAGCTGCGGCAGGAGCTGCGCCGCGCCCAAACGGTGTGGCAGGTGCTGGAGTTTACCGATGCGCACGTATTCGACGTGCTGCGCCAGCAAGTGTTTCGGGTGGTGGCGTTGGGCATCACGGGGTTCGATACGCCGCTGACGCCCGATGCTGCCCTACCCGAAGCCGCAACGGCCGTGGCGGCGTTGCGCCCGGTGCTGGCCTATTACGCACCCACCGATACGAGCGCCGCGGCAGCTCGCACGCGCTACGCCGCGGCCCAGCAGGCCCTGACCCAGGCCGAACGCTACCTGCGGCAGGGGGTAGGGTTTGCCGAGTTCGACCGGATGGCGTTTATCACCGGCTACACCAATCCGTTGGGTAGGGCCTTGTTGGCGTGCCAGCGCGGGTTGGGCATTGCGCCTTTTCAGGAAGTGCGGGCCCTGCGCCCCGATGCCGCTACCCTGTTCGACTCGGCCGCATTCAACCCCGATTTCTACGCGCCCACAGCGGCGCAGTACCGCACCGCGGCCCGTGTGGCGCTGGGTCGCCGCCTGTTTCATGACCCGGTGCTGTCGCGCAGCAACACGCGCTCCTGCGCTAGTTGCCACCAACCAGCCAAGGCGTTTACCGATGGCCTAGCGAAAAACGTAACCCTGACCGAGACGGGCCTCGTGCACCGCAACACGCCTACTATTCTCAACGCAGCCTTGCAGGCCGGGCAGTTCTACGACCTGCGCGCCACTACCCTCGAAAACCAGGCCGTGGATGTAGTTGGCAACCGCGACGAGATGCACGGCTCGCTGGAAAGCGCCGCCCGCGACCTGCAACGCCAACCTGCGTACGTGCAGCTGTTTCTGGGAGCCTTCCCGGAAGACCCCGCCGGCCGCATCAACCCCGTACAGATTCAGACGGCGCTGGCCAGCTACGAACGGTCTTTGGTAGCGCTCAACTCGCGCTTCGATCAGTACGTGCGCGGCCGTCGCGCGGCGCTCAACGCGCAGGAAATTCAGGGCTTCAACCTCTTTATGGGCAAAGCCAAGTGTGGTACCTGCCACTTTGCGCCGCTGTTCAACGGCACGGTGCCACCGGGCTTCACCAAAACGGAATCGGAGGTGCTGGGCGTGCCGGCTACCCCGGCCGCACAGCGCCTCGACCCTGATCTGGGCCGCTACGCCCATACGCAGTTAGAACAGCTGCGCCACGCATTCAAAACGCCTACCGTGCGCAACGTGGCCCGTACGGCCCCTTACATGCACAATGGGGCCTACCGCACCCTAGAGCAGGTTATTACTTTTTATAATGAAGGGGGTGGGCGCGGCTTAGGGTTGACGGTGGAGAATCAAACCTTATCGGATGAAAAGCTCCATCTGACGACGGCAGAGCAGCAAGCCATTCAGGCCTTTTTGCTGGCCCTGACGGATACACCGTTGCATTAA
- a CDS encoding 3' terminal RNA ribose 2'-O-methyltransferase Hen1, with protein sequence MLLTITTTHQPATDLGYLLHKNPARLQSVDIAYGQAHVFYPEATAERCTAALLLDIDPIALVRNHRGPAGEGFALEQYVNDRPYAASSFLSTALAKAFNTAMNGTCKDRPELPDVLLPLEATVAALPATSAEQLQRLFAPLGYEMEVEEHPLDPTVSQWGASRYHTLHLRHPALRLRDLLSHLYVLIPVLDRGDKHYWISQDEAEKLLRRGAEWLPGHPDREFITRRYLRFAEFVNPTLRRLLALDAEASDDAPELEPLVEVTATAEAATAPVETAAKQNLHDLRLDRVADEIRQLGAKRVLDLGCGEGKLTRRLLKNSQIEHVLAMDVSWRELERAQQRLHVAEMPPRQRERLTLTQGSVLYHDPRLAGYDAAAVVEVIEHLDDSRLAAFEEVVFARARPGAVLVTTPNADYNQRYESLSAGDFRHHDHRFEWTRAQFTAWAEGVAARHGYRVRLEPLGPEEAEVGAPSQLAVFEVG encoded by the coding sequence ATGCTGCTAACTATCACGACCACCCACCAGCCCGCTACCGATCTAGGCTACCTATTACACAAGAACCCCGCCCGCTTGCAGTCGGTGGATATTGCCTACGGGCAGGCGCACGTGTTCTACCCCGAAGCTACGGCCGAGCGCTGCACCGCCGCCCTGCTGCTCGACATTGACCCCATTGCGCTGGTGCGCAACCACCGCGGGCCGGCCGGTGAGGGCTTTGCTTTGGAGCAGTACGTCAACGACCGGCCCTACGCTGCGTCGTCGTTTCTGAGCACTGCCTTGGCCAAGGCCTTCAATACGGCCATGAACGGCACCTGCAAGGACCGCCCCGAGCTGCCCGACGTGCTGCTGCCGCTGGAAGCCACCGTAGCTGCCCTACCCGCCACCAGCGCCGAGCAGCTTCAGCGCCTGTTTGCGCCCTTGGGCTATGAGATGGAAGTGGAGGAGCATCCGCTCGATCCTACCGTGTCGCAGTGGGGCGCCAGCCGCTACCACACGCTACACCTGCGCCACCCGGCTCTGCGTCTGCGCGACCTGCTAAGCCACCTCTACGTGCTCATTCCGGTGCTCGACCGCGGCGACAAGCACTACTGGATAAGTCAGGACGAGGCCGAAAAGCTGCTGCGCCGGGGTGCCGAGTGGTTGCCGGGGCACCCCGACCGGGAGTTTATTACGCGGCGCTACCTGCGCTTTGCTGAGTTTGTGAACCCTACCCTGCGGCGGTTGCTGGCCCTGGATGCCGAGGCCTCGGACGATGCGCCGGAACTGGAACCACTCGTTGAAGTAACTGCTACTGCGGAAGCTGCTACCGCACCCGTTGAAACCGCCGCCAAGCAAAACCTGCACGATCTGCGCCTGGATCGTGTGGCCGACGAAATTCGTCAGCTAGGCGCGAAACGGGTACTGGATTTGGGGTGTGGAGAGGGCAAGCTGACGCGCCGGCTGTTAAAAAATAGTCAGATTGAGCACGTACTGGCTATGGACGTATCGTGGCGGGAGCTGGAGCGAGCCCAGCAGCGCCTGCACGTGGCCGAAATGCCTCCGCGCCAGCGCGAGCGGCTTACTCTCACGCAAGGCTCCGTGCTCTACCACGACCCGCGCCTAGCCGGCTACGACGCGGCCGCCGTGGTCGAAGTCATCGAGCACCTCGACGATAGCCGGTTGGCGGCGTTTGAGGAAGTCGTCTTTGCTCGCGCCCGCCCCGGCGCCGTGCTCGTCACCACCCCCAACGCCGACTACAACCAACGCTACGAATCCCTCTCCGCCGGCGACTTCCGCCACCATGACCACCGCTTTGAATGGACGCGGGCGCAGTTCACCGCCTGGGCCGAAGGAGTGGCCGCGCGCCACGGCTACCGCGTGCGCCTGGAGCCGTTAGGTCCGGAAGAGGCGGAGGTAGGAGCCCCGTCGCAGCTAGCGGTGTTTGAGGTAGGGTAG
- a CDS encoding polynucleotide kinase-phosphatase — protein MPQDILKLPELSLVLLIGTSGAGKSTFAHRLFQPTEIVSSDRCRALVADDENNQAATPDAFALLHYLVGLRLKRGLLTVVDATNVQPEARKTLVQLARDYHVLPTAIILDVPDRVAEDRNRQRAERQHLGRHVVPQQRQQLRRSLKTLRQEGFRHIYHLRGPEEIDAVQAIVRDPLYNNRKQDTGPFDIIGDVHGCYHELVQLLTELGYVVEEELVTDARDLGVRVTAPAGRRALFLGDLVDRGPASPQVLRLVMGMVKDDVALCVPGNHDIKLLRYLNGKNVNENHGFAETVAQLTPESDTFKAQVRQFLDGLVSHYVLDGGKLVVAHAGMREEMQGRGSGAVRAFALFGETTGEIDEFGLPVRYNWAAEYRGRAMVVYGHTPVPAPEWLNNTIDIDTGCVFGGHLTALRYPERELVSVPAQQVYCEPVRPLGGVGSPLGASSQTESNEELVVNSQQLTAQQKNDDLLDIRDVTGKQIIQTRLLPSVTIREENAVAALEVMSRFALNPKWLLYLPPTMSPTETSALPDMLEHPAEAFDYFRRQGLERVVCEEKHMGSRVVVVLARNEDAARRRFGVVGEGPGKCYTRTGRNFFTNEALEEAFLTRLQEALTASGFWERFQTDWVCLDAELLPWSAKAQELIKTQYAAVAAAATAALPLAEAALAQAAGRGLDGVEALLARTSARRTAADHYADAYRRYCWPVESLADLRLAPFHLLATEGRTYFDKDHAWHMETLRAMCLADESLLRATPYRVVYLQDITDVEAATQWWLDLTASGGEGMVVKPYDFISTTKKGLIQPALKCRGREYLRIIYGPDYLLPGNLERLRERNVKSKRNLALREFTLGVEGLERFVAGQPLRAVHQCVFGVLALESEAVDPRL, from the coding sequence ATGCCCCAAGATATCCTCAAACTTCCCGAACTCTCCCTGGTCTTGCTCATTGGTACTTCGGGGGCGGGCAAAAGTACGTTTGCGCACCGCTTGTTTCAGCCCACGGAAATTGTATCGTCGGACCGGTGCCGAGCGTTGGTGGCCGATGATGAGAACAACCAAGCGGCCACGCCGGATGCCTTTGCCCTGCTGCACTACCTGGTAGGGCTGCGCCTGAAGCGCGGCCTGCTGACGGTGGTAGACGCCACCAACGTGCAGCCCGAAGCCCGCAAAACCCTCGTGCAGCTGGCCCGCGACTACCACGTGCTCCCCACCGCCATCATTCTCGACGTGCCCGACCGCGTGGCTGAGGACCGCAACCGCCAGCGTGCCGAGCGCCAGCATCTGGGTCGCCATGTGGTGCCCCAGCAACGCCAGCAGCTGCGCCGCAGCCTCAAGACGCTCCGCCAGGAAGGCTTCCGCCACATCTACCACCTGCGCGGCCCCGAGGAAATTGACGCCGTGCAGGCCATCGTGCGCGACCCGCTCTACAACAATCGCAAGCAGGATACCGGCCCGTTCGACATCATCGGCGACGTGCACGGCTGCTACCACGAGCTGGTGCAGTTGCTCACGGAACTAGGCTATGTAGTAGAGGAAGAACTGGTGACGGATGCACGCGACTTAGGCGTGCGCGTAACGGCGCCGGCCGGCCGGCGCGCGCTGTTTTTGGGCGACTTGGTAGACCGGGGGCCGGCCTCGCCGCAGGTGCTGCGGCTGGTGATGGGCATGGTGAAGGACGACGTGGCGCTGTGTGTGCCTGGCAACCATGATATCAAGCTATTACGCTACCTCAACGGCAAAAACGTGAACGAAAACCACGGATTTGCCGAAACTGTGGCCCAATTGACTCCGGAATCGGATACATTTAAAGCGCAGGTACGGCAGTTTCTGGATGGGCTGGTGAGCCATTACGTACTGGACGGCGGCAAGCTGGTGGTGGCCCATGCCGGCATGCGCGAGGAAATGCAGGGTAGGGGCTCGGGGGCCGTGCGGGCCTTCGCGCTGTTTGGCGAAACTACCGGCGAAATCGACGAGTTTGGTTTGCCGGTGCGCTACAACTGGGCCGCCGAGTACCGCGGCCGCGCCATGGTGGTATACGGCCACACGCCCGTGCCCGCGCCCGAGTGGCTCAACAACACCATCGATATTGATACCGGCTGCGTATTCGGCGGCCACCTTACCGCCCTGCGCTACCCCGAGCGGGAGTTGGTGTCGGTACCAGCCCAGCAAGTGTACTGCGAGCCGGTGCGCCCACTGGGAGGTGTTGGCTCACCGCTGGGAGCTTCTTCCCAAACAGAATCCAACGAAGAGCTAGTAGTTAACAGCCAACAGCTAACAGCTCAACAGAAAAACGACGACCTGCTCGACATCCGTGATGTGACGGGCAAGCAGATCATCCAGACACGCTTGTTGCCTTCCGTCACGATTCGGGAGGAAAATGCGGTGGCGGCGCTGGAGGTGATGTCGCGCTTTGCCCTGAACCCGAAGTGGCTGCTGTACCTGCCGCCTACCATGTCGCCCACCGAAACCTCGGCGCTGCCCGATATGCTGGAGCACCCCGCCGAAGCCTTCGACTACTTCCGCCGCCAGGGCCTGGAGCGGGTGGTGTGCGAGGAAAAGCACATGGGCAGCCGCGTGGTGGTGGTGCTAGCGCGCAATGAGGATGCCGCCCGGCGCCGCTTTGGGGTGGTAGGCGAGGGACCCGGCAAGTGCTACACCCGCACCGGCCGCAACTTCTTCACCAACGAAGCCCTGGAAGAAGCCTTCCTCACACGCCTGCAGGAGGCTCTCACGGCCAGCGGCTTTTGGGAGCGGTTTCAGACCGATTGGGTGTGCCTGGATGCCGAACTGCTGCCGTGGTCAGCCAAAGCCCAGGAGCTAATTAAGACGCAGTACGCCGCTGTGGCCGCCGCCGCTACCGCCGCCCTGCCCCTGGCCGAAGCCGCCCTGGCGCAAGCCGCCGGCCGCGGCCTCGATGGGGTGGAAGCCCTACTGGCTCGCACCTCGGCCCGCCGCACCGCCGCCGACCACTACGCCGATGCCTACCGCCGCTACTGCTGGCCCGTGGAGAGCCTCGCCGACCTGCGCCTGGCGCCCTTCCACCTGCTCGCCACCGAGGGCCGCACCTACTTCGACAAAGACCACGCCTGGCACATGGAAACCCTACGCGCAATGTGCCTGGCCGATGAAAGCCTGCTCCGCGCCACGCCCTACCGCGTGGTGTACCTGCAGGATATCACCGACGTGGAAGCTGCTACCCAATGGTGGCTCGACCTCACGGCCAGCGGCGGCGAAGGCATGGTCGTAAAACCCTACGACTTCATTTCTACCACCAAAAAAGGCCTCATCCAACCCGCCCTCAAGTGTCGCGGCCGCGAGTACCTGCGCATCATCTACGGCCCCGACTACCTCCTGCCCGGCAATCTGGAACGCCTGCGCGAGCGAAACGTGAAGTCCAAGCGCAACCTCGCCCTGCGCGAATTCACCCTCGGCGTGGAAGGCTTGGAGCGTTTCGTGGCCGGCCAGCCGCTACGAGCAGTGCACCAGTGCGTATTCGGCGTGCTGGCGCTGGAAAGCGAGGCCGTGGACCCGCGGTTGTAG
- a CDS encoding nucleotidyltransferase domain-containing protein: MHARIQTALRQLEATHHIRILYASESGSRAWGFPSPDSDYDVRFLYSHSPDWYLTLDAGPDTLNFPVDDELDLAGWELRKALKLLRGGNAALFEWLQSPVVYREAAGFREALGSLLPAFWNPRAGLNHYLGLMRRGVEDDLTTEHVRLKRLFYALRSTLAASWIRQRPNEVPPMEFRPLRELLLATLHDVVNELLTRKATADEKTTVPRPAALVEYLQAEYEAALAARETLPVTRYPDPTAALDALFRAWMADAGTM, from the coding sequence ATGCATGCCCGCATCCAAACTGCCCTCCGCCAGCTCGAAGCCACCCACCATATCCGCATCCTATACGCCAGCGAGTCGGGTAGCCGGGCCTGGGGTTTTCCCTCGCCCGATTCCGACTACGATGTGCGCTTCCTCTACAGCCACTCACCCGACTGGTACCTAACTCTCGACGCTGGCCCCGACACGCTCAACTTCCCCGTGGACGACGAGCTGGACCTGGCCGGTTGGGAACTGCGCAAGGCCCTGAAGCTGCTGCGCGGCGGCAACGCGGCCTTGTTCGAGTGGCTACAGTCGCCAGTGGTATACCGGGAGGCAGCCGGGTTCCGGGAGGCGCTGGGGTCGTTGCTGCCGGCGTTCTGGAACCCGCGGGCCGGGCTGAATCACTACCTGGGCCTGATGCGGCGCGGGGTAGAGGACGATCTAACGACCGAGCACGTACGCCTGAAACGCCTGTTCTACGCCCTGCGCTCCACGCTGGCCGCGAGCTGGATTCGGCAACGTCCCAATGAGGTGCCGCCGATGGAGTTTCGGCCGCTCCGCGAGCTACTACTAGCCACGCTGCACGACGTAGTAAACGAGCTGCTCACTCGCAAAGCCACTGCCGACGAAAAAACCACTGTGCCCCGTCCGGCGGCGTTGGTTGAGTATCTGCAAGCTGAGTACGAAGCTGCCCTGGCCGCCCGCGAAACCCTACCCGTCACTCGCTACCCTGACCCTACGGCGGCGCTAGACGCGCTGTTTCGGGCGTGGATGGCTGACGCGGGCACTATGTAG
- a CDS encoding DNA polymerase beta superfamily protein codes for MTIPDLRQRGLILFEAISGSRAYGTHLPHSDTDLKGVFILPETEFYGLDYVPQVANDTNDEVFYELRRFVELLLKNNPTMLELLGTPEDCVVYRHPLFAAFRAEEFLSKLCRQSFAEYAVAQIRKAKGLNKKINHPEPPQRKSVLDFCYVTVGAGAQPVATWLARSGYVAAQCGLSNVPHLTDLYALFVDDTSEQLHHYRGLVRDPDTSQDVQLSTVPKGEVPATYLSFNRNGYSTYCRVYREYKEWEQKRNPERYQNTVQHGKNYDAKNMLHVFRLLRMAEEIATESRLHVRRPDRDFLLQIRRGEFEYEQLVTEAEALVARVEAAFVASSLPEMPDKEAAEQLLVQTRRAWYAERQRLG; via the coding sequence ATGACTATTCCCGACCTGCGCCAGCGTGGCCTTATTCTCTTCGAAGCCATCAGTGGCAGCCGCGCCTACGGCACCCACCTGCCGCACTCCGACACCGACCTAAAAGGCGTGTTCATCCTACCCGAAACCGAGTTCTACGGTCTCGACTACGTGCCCCAGGTGGCCAACGATACCAACGACGAGGTGTTCTACGAGCTGCGGCGCTTCGTGGAGCTGCTGCTCAAAAACAACCCTACCATGTTAGAGCTGCTTGGTACCCCTGAAGACTGCGTGGTGTACCGGCACCCGCTGTTCGCGGCGTTTCGAGCCGAGGAGTTTCTATCGAAGCTATGCCGCCAGAGCTTTGCCGAGTATGCCGTGGCGCAGATTCGGAAGGCGAAGGGGCTGAACAAGAAAATCAACCACCCCGAGCCGCCTCAGCGCAAGTCGGTGCTGGATTTCTGTTACGTGACGGTAGGCGCGGGCGCGCAACCAGTAGCTACCTGGCTGGCACGGAGTGGGTATGTGGCCGCACAGTGCGGCCTGTCCAATGTGCCCCACCTCACCGACTTATACGCCCTGTTTGTGGACGACACGTCCGAACAGCTTCACCACTACCGCGGCCTGGTGCGCGACCCCGACACCTCGCAGGACGTACAACTTTCTACGGTGCCGAAAGGGGAGGTGCCGGCGACCTACCTCAGCTTCAACCGCAACGGCTACTCTACCTACTGCCGCGTGTACCGCGAGTACAAGGAGTGGGAGCAGAAGCGCAACCCCGAGCGCTACCAAAACACCGTGCAGCACGGCAAAAACTACGACGCCAAAAACATGCTGCACGTATTCCGGCTGCTACGCATGGCCGAGGAAATTGCCACTGAAAGCCGCCTACACGTCCGCCGCCCCGACCGGGACTTCCTGCTGCAAATCCGCCGCGGCGAGTTTGAGTACGAGCAACTGGTAACCGAAGCCGAAGCGTTGGTAGCGCGTGTAGAGGCTGCTTTTGTGGCCTCCTCATTACCCGAAATGCCCGACAAAGAAGCTGCCGAGCAACTGTTGGTACAAACGCGACGGGCATGGTATGCCGAACGGCAGCGTTTGGGGTAG